The Blattabacterium sp. DPU genome includes a window with the following:
- the rsmG gene encoding 16S rRNA (guanine(527)-N(7))-methyltransferase RsmG — translation MELIKKYFPNLLDQQIYRLSYLKNLYGYWNTYVNLVSRKSFHDFDKQHVLFCLGIAKVFSFYPGSCVLDFGTGGGFPGIPLSIVFPHTKFILVDSIRKKIKIIEKIIYNLHLKNVYPICIRVEKLENKFDFVVSRFVNKIDVIHNLIKNKFKYKSNYNGALYLKGGNLYSELKKFPHAIEYPLNHYFEEPFFITKKVIWISNI, via the coding sequence ATGGAACTAATTAAAAAATATTTTCCAAATCTACTGGATCAACAAATCTATAGATTGTCTTATTTAAAAAACTTATATGGGTATTGGAATACATATGTAAATTTAGTTTCTAGAAAATCATTTCATGATTTTGATAAACAACACGTTCTTTTTTGTTTAGGAATAGCTAAGGTATTTTCTTTTTATCCTGGATCATGTGTTCTGGATTTTGGAACAGGAGGAGGATTTCCTGGAATTCCTTTATCTATAGTTTTTCCTCATACAAAATTTATATTGGTAGATTCTATTAGAAAAAAAATTAAAATTATAGAAAAAATTATATATAATCTTCATTTAAAAAATGTGTATCCTATTTGTATACGTGTAGAAAAATTAGAAAATAAATTTGATTTTGTAGTTTCTAGATTTGTAAACAAAATAGATGTTATCCATAATTTGATAAAAAATAAATTTAAATACAAATCTAATTATAATGGAGCTTTATATTTAAAAGGAGGAAATCTTTATTCTGAATTAAAGAAATTTCCTCATGCAATAGAATATCCTTTAAATCATTATTTTGAAGAACCATTTTTTATAACTAAAAAAGTGATTTGGATTTCCAATATTTAA
- a CDS encoding enoyl-ACP reductase FabI, which translates to MSYNLLKGKKGIIFGAFDENSIAWKVAERAYEEKASFVLTNTPASLRIGKIYELSRKTKSIVIPADATSISDLNILFEKTLDFFGGKIDFLLHSIAMSMNIRKGIPYTSLNYEFLRKGWEISAVSYHKIMQTAWNKKAMNKWGSIVAITYIASQRSFPHYGDMSDYKSYLESITRNFGYHWGIKEKVRVNTVSQSPSITRSAKAIKGFNKLLMLSEKISPLGNASAQDCANYIIALFSDLTRKVTMQNLYHDGGFSHTGISEAMIS; encoded by the coding sequence ATGTCTTACAATCTATTGAAAGGAAAAAAAGGAATTATATTTGGAGCTTTTGATGAAAATTCTATTGCTTGGAAGGTAGCTGAACGTGCTTATGAAGAAAAAGCATCTTTCGTATTAACCAATACACCAGCCTCTTTAAGAATAGGTAAAATTTATGAATTATCCCGTAAAACAAAATCTATAGTGATTCCAGCAGATGCTACCTCCATATCTGATCTAAATATTTTATTTGAAAAAACATTAGATTTTTTTGGAGGAAAAATAGATTTTTTATTACATTCTATAGCTATGTCTATGAATATACGAAAAGGAATTCCCTATACTTCTTTAAATTATGAATTTTTAAGAAAAGGATGGGAAATATCTGCTGTATCTTATCATAAAATAATGCAAACAGCTTGGAATAAAAAAGCAATGAATAAATGGGGTTCTATTGTTGCTATAACATATATTGCTTCTCAGCGAAGTTTTCCACATTATGGAGATATGTCAGATTATAAATCCTATTTAGAAAGTATTACACGTAATTTTGGCTATCATTGGGGAATAAAAGAAAAAGTAAGAGTGAATACGGTATCACAATCTCCTAGTATAACACGATCAGCAAAAGCCATTAAAGGGTTTAATAAACTTTTAATGTTATCTGAAAAAATATCTCCTTTAGGAAACGCTTCAGCACAAGATTGCGCTAACTATATAATTGCACTTTTTTCAGATTTAACAAGAAAAGTAACCATGCAAAATTTATATCATGATGGAGGTTTTTCTCATACTGGAATTAGTGAAGCTATGATTTCATAA
- the rpe gene encoding ribulose-phosphate 3-epimerase, with product MKKIIAPSLFSANLAFLYRDIEMINKSEADWFHIDIMDSSFVSNISFGFLFTKYIKKYTHKPMDVHLMILQPERYIEELKACGADHLHIHYEACIHLNRTIYYIKKNGMKVGVAVNPHTPIFLLQDIINDIDFVLLMSVNPGYSGQKFIHQTYQKLKDTKDLILKKDSSALIEVDGGINLENYSLLFKNGADILVAGTTIFSNSNPKKIIHKMKLGI from the coding sequence ATGAAAAAAATTATAGCTCCATCCTTGTTTTCAGCAAATTTAGCTTTTTTATATCGTGATATAGAAATGATAAATAAAAGTGAGGCAGATTGGTTTCATATTGATATCATGGATTCTTCTTTTGTTTCTAACATTTCTTTTGGATTTTTGTTTACTAAATACATCAAAAAATATACCCATAAACCTATGGATGTACATTTAATGATATTACAACCAGAACGCTATATTGAAGAGCTAAAAGCTTGTGGAGCCGATCATCTACATATTCATTATGAAGCTTGCATTCATTTAAACAGAACAATTTATTATATTAAAAAAAATGGAATGAAAGTAGGTGTAGCTGTGAATCCACATACTCCCATTTTTCTTTTACAAGACATTATTAATGATATAGATTTTGTTTTATTGATGAGTGTTAATCCTGGTTATAGTGGACAAAAATTCATTCATCAAACATATCAAAAATTAAAAGATACTAAAGATTTAATCTTAAAAAAAGATTCTTCTGCTCTCATAGAAGTGGATGGAGGAATTAACTTAGAAAATTATTCTTTATTATTCAAAAATGGAGCAGATATATTAGTGGCAGGAACTACTATTTTTTCTAATTCTAACCCAAAAAAAATTATTCATAAAATGAAATTAGGAATTTAA
- the lipB gene encoding lipoyl(octanoyl) transferase LipB: MKKKILFFEDLGKKEYKETWKYQKKLFDDIIQNKVNNIPVQKAGYFLFVEHPHVYTIGKNGKKDNHLLVSSDFLKKKGVSFYQTDRGGDITYHGPGQLIGYPILNMDYFFTDIHKYLRLLEEVIIHFLWKNYEIKGERKKGKTGVWFNVKNEKSRKICAIGIRMSRWVTMHGFALNVNTDLQYFNHIIPCGIYNQEVTSLKKELKQNNISFQKVKNMIKKSFQEIFNVEFINVTKKLDF, translated from the coding sequence ATGAAAAAAAAAATACTTTTTTTCGAAGATTTAGGAAAAAAAGAATATAAAGAAACTTGGAAATATCAGAAAAAATTATTTGATGATATTATACAAAATAAAGTCAATAATATACCTGTTCAAAAAGCAGGATATTTTCTTTTTGTAGAACACCCTCATGTATATACTATAGGTAAAAATGGAAAAAAAGATAATCACTTATTGGTTTCTTCAGATTTTTTAAAAAAAAAAGGTGTTTCTTTTTATCAAACAGATAGAGGAGGAGATATTACTTATCATGGGCCTGGCCAATTAATAGGATATCCTATTTTAAATATGGATTATTTTTTTACGGATATTCATAAATATCTTCGTCTTTTAGAAGAAGTGATTATACATTTTTTGTGGAAAAATTATGAAATTAAGGGAGAACGAAAAAAAGGAAAGACAGGGGTTTGGTTTAATGTAAAAAATGAAAAATCCAGAAAAATATGTGCAATAGGAATTAGAATGAGCCGTTGGGTGACGATGCATGGTTTTGCTTTAAATGTTAATACAGATTTACAGTATTTTAATCATATTATTCCTTGTGGAATTTATAATCAAGAAGTAACTTCTTTAAAAAAAGAATTGAAACAGAATAATATCTCTTTTCAAAAGGTGAAAAATATGATAAAAAAATCTTTTCAAGAAATTTTTAATGTAGAATTTATAAATGTTACAAAAAAATTAGATTTTTAA
- a CDS encoding peroxiredoxin — protein sequence MNTLISKKAPNFTASAVLNGKDIIQNFTLEQFKGSKYVLLFFYPKDFTFVCPTEIYAFQEKIQDFEMRNVQIIAISTDTEQSHWAWLQMSKKKGGIYGVTFPIVSDVNKTISHNYGVLSGDWICNNDGFQATGELIAYRGLFLIDKEGIIRHLLINDFPLGRNVHEAIRMIDALQYYEKSGEVCPANWTKGKKALKASHSGIEDYFSS from the coding sequence ATGAATACATTAATTTCAAAAAAAGCGCCTAATTTTACGGCTAGTGCGGTATTAAATGGTAAAGATATTATACAAAATTTTACTTTAGAACAATTTAAAGGAAGTAAATATGTTTTACTTTTTTTTTATCCTAAAGATTTTACTTTTGTATGTCCTACAGAAATATATGCATTTCAAGAAAAAATTCAAGATTTTGAAATGAGAAATGTGCAAATTATTGCTATCTCTACAGATACAGAACAATCTCATTGGGCTTGGTTGCAAATGTCAAAAAAAAAAGGAGGAATATATGGAGTTACTTTTCCTATTGTTTCTGATGTCAATAAGACCATATCTCATAATTATGGAGTGTTATCTGGAGATTGGATTTGTAATAATGATGGGTTTCAAGCAACAGGAGAACTTATTGCTTATAGAGGATTATTTTTAATAGACAAAGAGGGGATCATCAGACATCTCTTAATTAATGATTTTCCTTTAGGTAGAAATGTACATGAAGCTATTCGTATGATAGACGCTCTTCAATATTACGAAAAAAGTGGAGAAGTATGCCCAGCAAATTGGACAAAAGGAAAAAAAGCTCTAAAAGCTAGCCATAGTGGAATCGAAGATTATTTTTCATCCTAA
- the mtaB gene encoding tRNA (N(6)-L-threonylcarbamoyladenosine(37)-C(2))-methylthiotransferase MtaB → MFKKKVAFYTMGCKLNYAETSTIARKFSNLYYQHVPFKSFADIYVINSCSVTKNAEIEFKHIVRSAMKKNSKAFIVAIGCYAQLNPKEVSSIIGVDLVLDYEEKFHIIDYINKKKKQSYAKIILKKTYFPSFSIGDRTRSFLKIQDGCDYKCSYCIIPMSRGPSRSESIENILKNIRFIFNKGVKEIVLTGINIGDYGKNIYGENRQLYTFFDLIQAIDKIQEKVRIRLSSIEPNLLQNECIEFLSKSNHFVPHFHIPFQSGSNDILFKMQRRYRRELYEEKVQKIRYFMPDAYIGSDLIVGFPGETHKHFLETYHFLKKLEISSLHIFTYSARPNTKSSIIQENVSKKIQWKRNKVLKDLSNKKYRFFCKKQIDTKKTVLFENNYHNKEYLYGYTENYIRTKIPLNLYNASIYENTLQDVLLKKIDKDGIMIAKPIN, encoded by the coding sequence ATGTTTAAGAAAAAAGTAGCATTTTATACCATGGGGTGTAAACTAAATTACGCAGAGACTTCTACTATAGCAAGAAAGTTTTCTAACTTATATTATCAACACGTTCCTTTCAAAAGTTTTGCAGATATTTATGTGATCAATAGCTGTTCTGTAACAAAAAATGCAGAAATTGAATTTAAGCATATTGTACGTTCTGCTATGAAGAAAAATTCAAAAGCTTTTATTGTAGCAATAGGGTGTTATGCTCAACTTAATCCTAAAGAAGTATCTTCCATTATTGGAGTAGATCTTGTTTTAGATTATGAAGAAAAATTTCATATCATAGATTATATAAATAAAAAGAAAAAACAATCTTATGCGAAAATTATTTTGAAAAAAACTTATTTTCCGTCATTTTCCATTGGAGATAGAACTCGTTCTTTTTTGAAAATCCAGGATGGATGTGATTATAAGTGTAGTTATTGTATCATTCCTATGTCAAGAGGGCCCTCTCGTTCCGAGAGTATAGAAAATATATTGAAAAATATCAGATTTATTTTTAATAAAGGGGTCAAAGAAATTGTATTAACAGGTATCAATATAGGCGACTATGGAAAAAATATATACGGAGAAAATAGACAGTTATATACATTTTTTGATTTAATACAAGCTATAGATAAAATACAAGAAAAAGTAAGAATACGTTTGTCTTCTATAGAACCTAATTTGCTTCAAAATGAATGTATTGAATTTTTGTCTAAAAGTAATCATTTCGTTCCTCATTTTCATATTCCTTTCCAATCTGGAAGCAATGATATATTGTTTAAAATGCAGAGACGTTACAGACGAGAACTTTATGAAGAAAAAGTTCAAAAAATTAGATATTTTATGCCAGATGCTTATATAGGTTCAGATCTTATTGTCGGTTTTCCTGGAGAAACACATAAACATTTTTTGGAAACTTATCATTTTTTGAAAAAATTAGAAATTTCATCTTTACACATATTTACCTATTCTGCTAGACCGAATACAAAATCAAGCATAATACAAGAAAATGTATCTAAAAAAATACAATGGAAACGGAACAAAGTTTTGAAAGACCTTTCAAACAAAAAATATCGTTTTTTTTGTAAAAAGCAAATTGACACCAAAAAAACAGTATTATTCGAAAATAATTATCACAATAAAGAATATTTGTATGGATATACAGAAAATTATATTCGAACTAAAATTCCATTAAATTTATATAATGCTTCTATATATGAAAATACATTGCAAGATGTATTACTCAAAAAAATAGATAAAGATGGAATTATGATAGCCAAACCAATAAATTAA
- a CDS encoding pyridoxal phosphate-dependent aminotransferase, which produces MKNKFRLSHRLQNISYSQTIAMSAKARELKNKGYDVINLSLGEPDFTPPNFVLSAAKKAIDEGYHYYTPVSGYFDLKKIICEKFYRDNRLKYTPSQIVVSTGAKQAIMNVLLSLLNKDDEVIIPAPYWVSYLQMVKFCESSPVIIPTMMKDNFKIHPEQLEKAITSKTKLFLFNTPCNPTGSVYSYEELKDLAEVFKKHPKIMILSDEIYEHICYSYKKHTSIAIFPDIYHQVITVNGLSKAFSMTGWRIGYIGAPEWIAQSCDKIQGQMTSCANSIAQRAAITALSAHSNKIEYMVKEFEKRRNLVLDMIKEIDGFQFYKPNGAFYIFPKISYFFGKKLYGKMIKNSDVFSEFLLEKTQVATVSGSAFGDNECLRISYASSEDKIIEAFTRIKKVLN; this is translated from the coding sequence ATGAAAAATAAATTCAGATTATCCCATCGTTTACAGAATATATCTTATTCACAAACTATAGCTATGTCAGCTAAAGCCAGAGAATTAAAAAATAAAGGTTATGATGTTATAAACCTGAGTTTAGGTGAACCCGATTTTACCCCTCCTAATTTTGTTTTATCCGCTGCAAAAAAAGCTATAGATGAAGGATATCATTATTATACTCCTGTGTCCGGATATTTTGATCTTAAAAAAATAATATGCGAAAAATTCTACCGTGATAATCGTTTAAAATACACTCCATCTCAAATTGTCGTTTCTACTGGAGCAAAACAAGCTATAATGAACGTTCTCTTATCTTTGTTAAATAAAGATGATGAAGTTATCATTCCTGCTCCTTATTGGGTTAGTTATTTACAGATGGTAAAATTTTGTGAATCTTCTCCTGTTATAATTCCAACAATGATGAAAGACAATTTTAAGATTCATCCAGAGCAGTTAGAAAAAGCAATTACATCTAAAACAAAATTATTTCTTTTCAATACTCCTTGTAATCCTACTGGAAGTGTTTATTCTTATGAAGAACTAAAAGATTTAGCGGAAGTTTTTAAAAAACATCCAAAAATTATGATTCTTTCTGACGAGATTTATGAACATATTTGTTACTCATACAAAAAACATACTAGTATTGCTATATTTCCTGATATTTATCATCAAGTTATTACAGTTAATGGATTATCTAAGGCTTTTTCTATGACAGGGTGGAGAATTGGATATATTGGAGCTCCAGAATGGATTGCTCAATCTTGTGATAAAATACAGGGACAGATGACATCTTGTGCAAATTCTATAGCACAAAGAGCAGCTATTACGGCATTATCCGCTCATTCCAATAAAATAGAATATATGGTCAAAGAGTTTGAAAAAAGAAGAAATTTAGTTTTGGACATGATAAAAGAAATTGATGGATTTCAATTTTATAAACCGAATGGAGCTTTTTATATTTTTCCAAAAATATCATATTTTTTTGGAAAAAAATTATATGGAAAAATGATTAAAAATTCAGATGTATTTTCAGAATTTTTACTGGAAAAAACTCAAGTTGCTACCGTTAGTGGTAGTGCTTTTGGTGATAATGAATGTTTACGAATTTCTTATGCTTCATCAGAAGATAAAATCATAGAAGCCTTTACAAGAATCAAAAAGGTATTAAATTAA
- the dnaG gene encoding DNA primase: MISKKTIKKILSVSCIEDIIGDFLELKKSGFNYRGLSPFSNEKTPSFIVSPTKKIWKDFSSGKGGNIITFLMEHEHFTYEESLRFLAKKYDVKIDHNDQKKEEEYEKLYLVQDYAKRFFIYQLHSTQEGQENGLNYFIQKRGFNMKIIKKFELGYAPIYGNKLTEVALKKGFKIPDIKKSGFTIFKKSNHFFDFFRKRVMFPIHNLSGRVIGFGGRNIDSKSSTKYINSSESNIFQKSKILYGLFQAKKNIIKENFCYLVEGYTDVISLHQSGIKNVVSSSGISLTMDQILLIKKFTKNIILFYDGDHSGIKASLRVINMILEQEMNLRILFISNGEDPDFISKKYSFYQLREFIAKNSYNFVSFKQKIYEKFHKDDPIKKSFFVKNILNSISKIPNIIQKEIYLQEASKILNIRQKVLISELEKINKKNAQKHKLSIVKDKENSPSFSKKNTILLIEEKLIQLILNHGNQIIKNKEHNKTNKTVLEEILHVFKCWNLRFSLKKNQEMFNQICLQKKTIDSSKFFDKKNTKIYSLSKWDRKGVQVSYQKDHMNQYINDILLRYKSLYISKLIQKEITHYHNYIALKDEDKRAFFKKIMHLTNIKNELHKKLHRYV; this comes from the coding sequence ATGATTTCTAAAAAAACTATAAAAAAAATACTTTCTGTTTCTTGTATAGAAGATATTATTGGAGATTTTTTGGAATTAAAAAAAAGTGGTTTTAATTATAGAGGACTAAGTCCATTTTCTAATGAAAAAACACCTTCTTTTATCGTTTCTCCTACAAAAAAAATATGGAAAGATTTTAGTTCTGGAAAAGGAGGAAATATTATCACTTTTCTGATGGAACATGAACATTTTACTTATGAGGAGTCATTACGTTTTCTTGCTAAGAAATATGATGTAAAGATTGATCATAATGATCAAAAAAAAGAAGAAGAATATGAAAAATTATATTTAGTACAAGATTATGCAAAACGTTTTTTTATTTATCAATTGCATTCTACTCAAGAAGGACAAGAAAATGGATTGAATTATTTCATTCAAAAAAGGGGTTTCAATATGAAAATAATTAAAAAATTCGAATTAGGATATGCCCCTATTTATGGAAATAAACTTACAGAAGTTGCATTAAAAAAAGGATTTAAAATACCGGATATCAAAAAATCTGGTTTTACTATTTTCAAAAAATCCAATCATTTTTTTGATTTTTTTCGTAAACGTGTAATGTTTCCAATACATAATTTATCAGGAAGAGTTATAGGTTTTGGAGGTAGAAATATTGATTCGAAATCCTCCACTAAATATATCAATTCATCAGAAAGTAATATATTCCAAAAAAGTAAAATTCTATATGGGTTATTTCAAGCTAAAAAAAACATTATAAAAGAAAATTTTTGTTATTTAGTAGAAGGATATACAGATGTCATTTCTTTACATCAATCTGGTATAAAAAATGTAGTTTCTTCTTCTGGTATTTCACTCACCATGGATCAAATTCTATTGATCAAAAAATTTACAAAAAATATTATTCTTTTTTATGATGGAGATCATTCTGGAATTAAAGCTTCTTTAAGGGTAATTAATATGATACTAGAACAAGAAATGAATTTACGTATATTGTTTATTTCTAATGGAGAAGATCCAGATTTTATATCCAAAAAATATTCATTTTATCAACTCAGAGAATTTATAGCAAAAAATAGTTACAATTTTGTTTCTTTTAAACAAAAAATATATGAAAAATTTCATAAAGATGATCCTATCAAAAAATCATTTTTTGTAAAAAATATTTTGAATAGCATTTCAAAAATACCCAATATAATTCAAAAGGAAATATACCTGCAAGAAGCTTCAAAAATACTCAACATTCGTCAAAAAGTTTTGATTTCTGAATTGGAAAAAATAAATAAAAAAAATGCACAGAAACATAAACTTAGTATAGTTAAGGATAAGGAAAATTCACCGTCTTTCTCAAAAAAAAATACAATTCTTCTTATTGAAGAAAAATTAATTCAATTGATTTTAAATCATGGAAATCAAATTATAAAAAATAAGGAACATAACAAAACGAACAAAACGGTTTTAGAAGAAATATTGCACGTTTTTAAATGCTGGAATTTACGTTTTTCTTTAAAAAAAAATCAAGAAATGTTTAATCAAATTTGTTTACAAAAAAAAACAATAGATTCATCAAAATTTTTTGATAAAAAAAATACAAAAATTTATTCTTTATCCAAATGGGATAGAAAAGGAGTCCAAGTTTCCTATCAAAAGGATCACATGAATCAATATATTAATGATATTTTATTGAGATATAAATCTTTATATATTTCTAAATTGATTCAAAAAGAAATCACTCATTATCATAATTATATTGCATTAAAAGATGAGGATAAAAGAGCTTTTTTTAAAAAAATTATGCATTTAACAAATATAAAAAATGAACTTCATAAAAAATTACATAGATATGTGTGA
- the lysS gene encoding lysine--tRNA ligase, producing the protein MTDLSEQQIIRRKKLDKLKLLGINPYPSEEYEVTTTICNIRKNFTEKETISISIAGRLMRLRILGKASFGEIKDHTGCMQIYFTQDYLSSNQIRKEDAYNIFLKKLVDIGDIIGIKGILFKTKMGELTIHVLQFTLLSKSIRPLPQVKMDKNKKIYDAFSNTEQRYRMRYVDLIVNDHVKEIFLKRARIIQKIRNFLDKKGYIEVDTPILQSIPGGAIARPFETYHNTLGIPLYLRIANELYLKRLIIGGFHGVYEFSRNFRNEGMDRIHNPEFTVLELYVAYKDYYWMMNFTEKLVKCICNKFQKKENNHINFKIPFPRIPILDSIKKYTGFDIKEMGKKELRKVCNKLHIEENITMSKAKLIENIFEEKCEKNYINPTFIIDYPVEMSPLTKRHRDKENLSERFELIINGQEIANAYSELNDPIDQLDRLREQMKLSEKKDESISIDQDFIRALEFGMPPTAGIGIGIDRLVMLLTQKKSIQEVLLFPQMRPDKRVKK; encoded by the coding sequence ATGACCGATTTATCAGAACAACAAATTATACGAAGAAAAAAACTAGACAAACTGAAATTATTGGGAATCAATCCTTATCCTTCAGAAGAATATGAAGTCACCACTACCATTTGTAATATACGAAAAAATTTTACGGAAAAAGAAACTATAAGTATAAGTATAGCTGGACGGTTAATGCGTTTGCGAATTTTAGGAAAAGCTTCTTTTGGAGAAATAAAAGATCATACAGGTTGTATGCAAATATACTTTACTCAGGATTATTTATCTTCGAATCAAATCAGAAAAGAGGACGCGTACAATATTTTTTTAAAAAAACTTGTAGATATAGGAGATATTATTGGAATAAAAGGAATTTTATTTAAGACAAAAATGGGTGAACTGACCATACATGTTCTTCAATTCACTTTATTATCAAAATCTATACGGCCCTTACCACAAGTAAAAATGGATAAAAATAAAAAAATATATGATGCTTTTTCCAATACGGAACAACGTTATCGTATGCGTTATGTAGATCTTATTGTCAATGATCATGTTAAAGAAATTTTTTTAAAACGTGCTCGTATCATCCAAAAAATAAGAAATTTTTTGGATAAAAAAGGATATATCGAAGTTGATACACCTATTTTACAATCTATTCCTGGAGGTGCAATAGCTCGTCCTTTTGAAACGTATCATAATACATTGGGAATTCCATTATATTTACGTATAGCTAATGAACTTTATTTGAAAAGATTGATTATTGGCGGATTTCATGGTGTATATGAATTTTCTAGAAATTTCAGAAATGAGGGAATGGATCGTATTCATAATCCAGAATTTACTGTATTAGAACTTTATGTAGCTTATAAAGATTATTATTGGATGATGAATTTTACAGAAAAATTGGTGAAATGCATATGTAATAAATTTCAAAAAAAAGAAAATAATCATATTAATTTTAAAATTCCTTTTCCTCGTATTCCCATATTAGATTCTATTAAAAAATATACAGGATTTGATATTAAAGAAATGGGAAAGAAAGAGTTAAGAAAAGTTTGTAATAAATTGCATATAGAAGAAAATATAACAATGAGTAAAGCTAAACTGATTGAGAACATTTTTGAAGAAAAATGCGAAAAAAATTACATAAATCCTACTTTTATTATTGATTATCCTGTAGAGATGAGTCCTTTAACTAAAAGACATCGTGATAAAGAAAATTTATCAGAACGTTTTGAACTCATTATAAATGGTCAAGAAATTGCCAATGCTTATTCAGAACTTAATGATCCTATTGATCAACTTGATCGTTTACGAGAACAAATGAAATTATCCGAAAAAAAAGACGAATCAATATCTATTGATCAAGATTTTATACGTGCTTTAGAATTCGGAATGCCTCCCACTGCAGGAATTGGAATTGGAATAGATCGTTTAGTTATGTTACTTACTCAAAAAAAATCAATTCAAGAAGTTTTACTGTTTCCACAAATGCGGCCAGATAAAAGAGTAAAAAAATAA
- a CDS encoding amidohydrolase family protein gives MNPKKIFVEKVKQKGGWVNAHAHLDRAYTLTKKNFKYSYYHLKKKWYLVDEMKRLATEEDIYIRMEKALEYFLKQGTQALCSFIDVDEIIEDRALKAAKKLKNNYGNFIKICFANQVLKGVLNNQSKYWFDQSIEFVDIIGGLPATDYGREDEHLDILLQTAKKKGKIVHVHVDQFNTNEEKETEKLAKKTIEHGMQGKVVAIHSISLAAHVRDYRYKIYQLMKKADLMVISCPIAWIDHTRSERLTPSHNSITPVDEMVPEGIIVAFGTDNICDIYKPFSDGNLWIELRVMLEACHYYDVNHLVKIATINGLKVLGLENK, from the coding sequence ATGAATCCTAAAAAAATTTTTGTAGAAAAAGTAAAACAAAAAGGTGGATGGGTAAATGCTCATGCTCACTTAGATAGGGCTTATACTCTCACAAAAAAAAATTTCAAATATTCTTATTATCACCTTAAAAAAAAATGGTATTTGGTTGATGAAATGAAACGTTTAGCTACAGAAGAGGATATTTATATCCGTATGGAAAAAGCTTTAGAATATTTTTTAAAACAAGGAACACAAGCTTTATGCTCTTTTATTGATGTAGATGAAATTATTGAAGATCGAGCCTTGAAAGCCGCTAAAAAATTGAAAAATAATTATGGAAATTTTATTAAGATTTGTTTTGCGAATCAAGTACTTAAAGGTGTATTGAATAATCAATCAAAATATTGGTTTGACCAATCAATAGAATTTGTGGATATAATTGGGGGGTTACCTGCTACAGATTATGGAAGAGAAGATGAACATTTAGATATTTTATTACAAACAGCTAAAAAAAAGGGAAAAATAGTGCATGTACATGTAGATCAATTTAATACTAACGAAGAAAAAGAAACTGAAAAATTAGCGAAAAAAACGATTGAACATGGAATGCAAGGAAAAGTAGTGGCTATACATAGTATTTCTTTGGCCGCACATGTTAGAGATTATCGTTATAAAATATATCAATTAATGAAAAAAGCGGATTTAATGGTAATATCTTGTCCTATTGCTTGGATTGATCATACCAGAAGTGAACGTTTAACTCCTAGCCATAATTCTATTACTCCAGTGGATGAGATGGTCCCTGAAGGAATTATAGTGGCTTTTGGAACAGACAATATTTGTGACATATATAAACCTTTTTCTGATGGAAATCTATGGATAGAACTACGAGTGATGTTGGAAGCTTGTCATTATTATGATGTCAATCATTTGGTAAAAATTGCTACAATAAATGGATTAAAAGTGTTAGGATTGGAAAATAAGTAA